The Brassica oleracea var. oleracea cultivar TO1000 chromosome C6, BOL, whole genome shotgun sequence genome includes a region encoding these proteins:
- the LOC106297989 gene encoding uncharacterized protein LOC106297989, which produces MAPRKTMTDEQQEETAVQNALTTALQDQRAQREAPGDQHVPPPRRRDAQLNTSDDDEIVENVFANQDHDQHQQRRFRSDIPEFLGTLNPEDFFDWLNTAEEILEFRQVPEDMRVPLVATRFKGRAMAWWQQLKESRRQTNKPRINSWDRLTKHMRRAFLPYNYERTLYNKLQNLRQGSRTVEEYATEFFYMTARMTAGETEKQLISQFIGGLRSQLQLALAQFNPTLVSEAYQRSISMELQQRSSWSSSSRSRLQTPAAGESTTPGTDSTTQRSEVAKSGLNTEPIASSRPARPNALRCFTCGERGHIQTACPNKAKRGLILQETEDAEPRYDDYDAIDDGNPDIIQGDTGLNLVLRRNCLIPKASPESWLRTNLFRSTCTINGRVCKLIIDSGSCTNVMSFEATQKLGLAVIPHPSPYPLAWLNNSTEITVSKQVLVSFSIGNYKDSVTCDVIPMDACHLLLGRPWQFDRDAIHRGKANTYSFVFDNRTVTLVPSKEQPEPSARSEGTNTKGNTSSAKSLLTLPKGEFEKFILDADVLWALIASPATTTIETEPSPAFIPLLQDFGDVFPNELPSDLPPLRDIQHHIDLVPNAVLPNRPHYRMSPQEHDELRRQVEELLQKGHVRESLSPAAVPALLIPKKDGTWRMCVDSRAINKITVRYRFPIPRLDDLLDQIGKATIFTKLDLKSGYHQIRICPGDEWKTAFKTREGLFEWTVMPFGLSNSPSTFMRVMNQALRPFIGKYVVVYFDDILIFSNDLTSHLSHLKSVLEVLRREKLFAARHKCIFGVRHVLFLGYIVSDKGLQVDPSKVEAIKSWPTPRSISDIRSFHGLASFYRRFVHHFSNIAAPLTDCMKGSSFLWTDEANSAFEDLKQRLVSAQILALPDFTQVFELHCDACKLGIGAVLSQLGHPIAFFSEKIAGSRARYSTYDVEFYAIVQAIKHWRHYLFHQEFILYTDHDALKHLGSQDKISSRHASWIAFLQQFTFVIKHLSGKTNKVADALSRRHSLVATLQVSVPGFAALPDLYPTDPYFGSICSSLCDGC; this is translated from the exons ATGGCACCACGCAAGACTATGACGGACGAACAGCAGGAGGAA ACAGCAGTCCAAAACGCTCTTACCACCGCTCTCCAGGATCAGCGTGCTCAACGCGAAGCTCCGGGAGATCAACACGTTCCACCGCCTCGCCGTCGTGATGCTCAACTCAACACATCAGATGATGACGAGATCGTCGAGAACGTTTTTGCTAACCAAGACCACGACCAACATCAACAACGTC GTTTTCGCTCCGATATTCCAGAGTTCCTCGGGACACTAAACCCGGAAGATTTCTTCGACTGGTTAAATACGGCGGAGGAGATTCTCGAGTTTCGACAAGTTCCTGAGGATATGCGAGTTCCTCTTGTGGCAACTCGTTTCAAAGGAAGGGCTATGGCTTGGTGGCAACAACTCAAGGAGTCACGTCGCCAAACTAATAAACCTCGAATCAATTCATGGGATCGCTTGACAAAACACATGCGTCGCGCCTTCCTACCATACAATTATGAGCGTACTTTATACAACAAATTGCAAAACCTAAGGCAGGGTTCACGTACTGTTGAGGAATACGCAACCGAGTTTTTCTACATGACAGCCCGAATGACCGCAGGCGAAACCGAGAAGCAACTAATCTCACAGTTCATCGGAGGATTACGCTCTCAGCTACAGCTTGCTTTGGCACAATTCAATCCGACGTTAGTATCTGAGGCTTATCAACGCTCAATCTCTATGGAGTTACAGCAGCGGTCGTCTTGGTCATCGTCTTCACGATCCCGCCTTCAAACACCAGCTGCTGGTGAGAGTACCACACCTGGAACGGACAGTACAACACAACGGTCAGAAGTTGCCAAATCAGGCCTCAACACCGAACCTATTGCTTCTTCAAGACCAGCTCGTCCCAACGCTCTGCGTTGTTTCACATGTGGCGAACGCGGCCACATACAGACAGCGTGTCCCAACAAAGCAAAGCGTGGGTTGATTCTTCAAGAAACAGAGGATGCCGAGCCCCGATATGATGACTATGATGCTATTGATGATGGGAATCCTGATATTATTCAAGGCGATACAGGTCTTAACCTTGTCCTCCGCAGGAACTGTCTCATACCTAAGGCATCACCAGAATCTTGGCTTCGCACCAACTTGTTTCGTTCGACGTGTACCATCAACGGACGGGTCTGCAAACTAATTATAGACTCTGGCAGTTGTACTAACGTTATGTCGTTTGAAGCAACTCAGAAACTTGGCCTTGCCGTGATACCTCACCCATCTCCTTATCCGTTGGCATGGCTCAACAATAGCACCGAAATCACCGTGTCAAAACAAGTGCTCGTCTCCTTCTCCATTGGAAACTACAAGGATTCGGTTACTTGTGATGTTATACCTATGGACGCTTGCCACTTGCTTCTAGGACGACCTTGGCAGTTTGATCGAGATGCGATACATCGCGGAAAAGCAAACACTTATAGCTTTGTGTTTGACAATCGTACGGTCACACTAGTTCCTTCCAAGGAGCAACCTGAACCAAGCGCTCGATCTGAGGGTACTAATACCAAAGGCAATACATCATCAGCGAAATCACTCCTAACACTTCCCAAAGGCGAATTTGAAAAGTTTATTCTCGATGCTGATGTTCTGTGGGCTCTTATCGCGTCTCCAGCCACAACAACAATCGAGACTGAACCTTCCCCAGCATTTATTCCTTTGCTCCAAGACTTTGGTGATGTCTTTCCAAACGAACTTCCTAGCGATTTACCACCATTGAGGGATATTCAGCATCATATAGACTTGGTTCCTAATGCAGTTCTTCCTAACAGACCACATTACCGAATGAGCCCTCAAGAACATGACGAGCTGCGTCGTCAAGTTGAAGAGCTCCTTCAGAAGGGCCACGTGCGTGAGAGTCTAAGCCCTGCTGCTGTTCCCGCTTTACTCATTCCTAAGAAAGATGGAACTTGGCGAATGTGTGTTGATAGCCGTGCAATCAACAAAATAACGGTTCGGTATAGATTCCCTATTCCACGCCTTGATGATCTCCTTGATCAAATCGGTAAAGCAACCATATTTACTAAACTTGACCTGAAGAGTGGTTATCATCAAATCCGTATCTGTCCCGGAGATGAATGGAAGACGGCTTTTAAAACGCGAGAAGGCCTTTTTGAATGGACAGTCATGCCATTTGGCCTCTCAAATTCACCTAGTACGTTCATGAGAGTGATGAATCAAGCCCTTCGACCGTTCATTGGAAAATATGTTGTTGTCTACTTTGACGACATCTTGATCTTCAGCAATGATTTGACGAGCCATCTGTCCCATTTAAAAAGCGTGTTAGAGGTCCTTCGACGTGAGAAACTCTTTGCAGCTCGCCACAAGTGTATCTTTGGAGTCCGTCACGTGCTCTTTTTGGGTTACATAGTTTCCGATAAGGGACTACAAGTTGACCCAAGCAAAGTGGAGGCCATCAAGTCGTGGCCAACACCACGGTCTATCAGCGACATACGGAGTTTTCACGGCCTGGCGTCTTTTTACAGAAGATTCGTGCATCACTTCAGCAATATTGCAGCACCACTAACAGACTGCATGAAAGGTTCGTCGTTTCTTTGGACTGACGAGGCAAATTCCGCATTCGAGGATCTTAAGCAGCGCCTGGTATCAGCTCAGATATTAGCATTGCCGGATTTTACTCAGGTTTTTGAGCTCCATTGCGATGCTTGTAAACTCGGGATTGGTGCTGTTCTAAGTCAATTGGGACATCCTATAGCATTCTTTAGCGAGAAGATAGCTGGGTCGCGTGCTCGTTACAGTACATACGACGTCGAATTTTATGCTATTGTGCAGGCTATTAAGCATTGGAGGCATTATCTGTTCCATCAGGAGTTCATCCTCTACACTGACCATGATGCCTTAAAACACTTGGGCAGTCAAGACAAGATCTCCTCTCGCCACGCCTCTTGGATAGCGTTTCTGCAGCAGTTTACTTTCGTGATAAAACACCTGTCGGGTAAAACCAATAAAGTGGCAGACGCCTTAAGCCGAAGACATTCCTTGGTGGCTACTTTGCAGGTTTCTGTTCCGGGTTTCGCTGCCTTACCGGACCTCTATCCAACCGATCCTTATTTTGGATCGATATGTTCTTCTTTGTGTGATGGTTGTTGA
- the LOC106296620 gene encoding probable pectate lyase 5, with product MILLHQLYLSLFSCLFLVLAPTFTASNHVSDPELVVQEVNEKINASRRNLGVLSCGTGNPIDDCWRCDPKWEKNRQRLADCAIGFGKHAIGGRDGRIYVVTDSSDNDAVNPKPGTLRHAVIQDEPLWIIFARDMVIKLKEELMMNSFKTIDGRGASVHIAGGACITVQYVTNIIIHGINIHDCKKRGNAYVRDSPSHYGWRTASDGDAVSIFGGSHVWVDHCSLSNCDDGLVDAIRGSTAITISNNYLTHHNKVMLLGHSDSYTRDKNMQVTIAFNHFGEGLVQRMPRCRHGYFHVVNNDYTHWQMYAIGGSAAPTINSQGNRFLAPNDHVFKEVTKYEDAPQSKWKNWNWRSEGDLFLNGAFFTPSGGRSSSSYAKASSLSARPSSVVASVTGNAGSLSCRKGSRC from the exons ATGATACTTCTTCACCAATTGTATCTGTCCCTCTTCTCATGTCTCTTCCTTGTTCTAGCTCCGACCTTCACTGCCTCCAACCATGTCTCCGACCCTGAACTCGTAGTTCAAGAAGTAAACGA GAAGATAAATGCGTCTAGAAGGAATCTTGGTGTCCTCTCGTGTGGGACCGGAAACCCTATCGACGACTGTTGGAGATGCGACCCGAAATGGGAGAAGAACCGACAACGACTAGCTGATTGCGCCATTGGTTTTGGCAAACACGCTATCGGTGGCCGAGACGGCAGAATCTACGTGGTGACTGACTCCAGCGACAATGACGCGGTTAACCCTAAACCGGGAACTCTAAGACACGCAGTGATCCAAGACGAGCCGCTGTGGATCATCTTCGCACGTGACATGGTCATAAAGCTGAAAGAAGAGCTGATGATGAACTCGTTCAAGACCATAGACGGCCGTGGAGCTAGCGTGCACATCGCCGGCGGCGCGTGCATCACTGTTCAGTACGTGACTAACATCATCATCCACGGTATCAACATCCATGACTGCAAGAAGAGAGGGAATGCTTACGTCAGAGACTCGCCATCACATTACGGCTGGAGGACGGCGTCGGACGGAGACGCCGTCTCGATCTTCGGTGGGTCCCACGTGTGGGTGGACCACTGCTCGTTGTCTAACTGCGATGACGGTCTGGTCGATGCGATCCGTGGATCGACGGCCATTACGATATCTAATAACTACTTGACGCATCATAACAAAGTGATGCTTTTGGGACACAGTGATTCGTACACGAGAGACAAGAACATGCAAGTCACCATTGCTTTTAATCATTTTGGTGAAGGGCTTGTTCAGAGAATGCCCAG ATGTAGGCATGGGTATTTTCATGTGGTAAATAATGATTATACGCATTGGCAAATGTACGCAATTGGTGGGAGTGCAGCTCCAACGATTAACAGTCAAGGCAATAGGTTTCTTGCTCCCAATGACCACGTCTTCAAAGAG GTGACTAAATACGAAGATGCACCACAAAGCAAATGGAAGAACTGGAATTGGAGATCAGAAGGTGACTTGTTCCTAAATGGTGCGTTTTTTACGCCCTCTGGTGGAAGATCCTCTTCAAGCTATGCAAAAGCTTCAAGTCTGTCGGCTAGACCGTCCTCGGTGGTGGCTTCTGTGACGGGCAATGCTGGTTCTCTCTCTTGTAGAAAAGGATCTCGATGTTAA